One Clostridium novyi NT genomic window carries:
- a CDS encoding 3'-5' exonuclease has product MSFYLVEDEEFIFIPYNLLAIDFEFITTKIVENKAKKYFQEIIEVGVIFKSESLTQKYSKVIKPRYFLNSKDKSKSIYGGRFSYDDIKNGEEINKVFLELQQLYTPKETLWISWGKAEYDILKTVCNKYGINLPFLKEDYLDLSLEFKEFYGIGQNASLDKALNYLNIPIINRHYAIFDAQALMSIIHKMFKDGYRLKDKDYEIL; this is encoded by the coding sequence ATGAGCTTTTATTTGGTAGAAGATGAGGAATTTATTTTTATTCCATACAATCTGTTAGCTATAGACTTTGAATTTATAACTACCAAAATTGTTGAAAATAAAGCTAAAAAGTATTTTCAAGAAATAATAGAAGTTGGAGTTATATTTAAAAGTGAAAGCTTAACTCAAAAGTATAGTAAAGTTATAAAGCCTAGATATTTTTTGAATAGTAAAGATAAAAGTAAAAGTATTTATGGTGGAAGATTTTCTTATGATGATATAAAAAATGGAGAAGAAATCAATAAGGTTTTTTTAGAACTGCAACAATTATACACACCCAAAGAAACACTTTGGATTTCCTGGGGAAAGGCAGAATATGATATTTTAAAAACGGTATGCAATAAATATGGTATTAATCTTCCTTTTTTAAAGGAAGATTATTTAGATTTATCCCTAGAATTTAAAGAGTTTTACGGTATAGGTCAAAATGCATCATTAGACAAGGCATTAAATTATTTAAATATACCTATAATAAATAGGCATTATGCTATATTTGATGCACAAGCTCTAATGAGTATAATACATAAGATGTTTAAAGATGGATATAGACTGAAAGATAAGGATTATGAAATTTTATAA
- a CDS encoding Spo0B domain-containing protein produces MEDIEKFINAFRKERHDFMNCVQIIYGYLQLDNTKEAIRYINKIIGENKNISSLYALGDQYFGFYMEKIINELKQKEIEVDLDVEIDKFYKENFKNHYNKKEELINNIINDIENNKLKFVYIYIFEDELGQSMMIANGESLVNELEWMDDWEEKDSNISDISIHKYVYGNNLAYRLTFL; encoded by the coding sequence ATGGAGGATATTGAAAAGTTTATAAATGCATTTAGAAAAGAAAGACATGACTTTATGAATTGCGTCCAAATTATATATGGATATCTACAATTAGATAATACAAAAGAAGCAATAAGATATATAAACAAGATTATTGGTGAAAATAAAAATATAAGTAGTTTATATGCATTAGGAGATCAGTATTTTGGGTTTTACATGGAAAAAATTATAAATGAATTAAAGCAAAAAGAAATAGAAGTTGATTTAGATGTGGAAATCGACAAGTTCTATAAAGAAAATTTTAAAAATCACTATAATAAAAAAGAAGAATTAATAAATAATATAATTAATGATATTGAAAATAACAAATTAAAATTTGTTTATATATACATTTTTGAAGATGAGTTAGGACAGAGCATGATGATTGCAAATGGAGAGTCTCTCGTCAATGAACTTGAGTGGATGGATGACTGGGAAGAAAAAGACTCAAATATAAGTGATATAAGTATACACAAGTATGTCTATGGTAATAATCTTGCCTATAGATTAACTTTTTTATGA
- the yqeK gene encoding bis(5'-nucleosyl)-tetraphosphatase (symmetrical) YqeK — protein MWSEDKMVEYLKTNLKPKRFNHSIGVRDTAVKLAEIYGEDVDKARIAGLIHDCAKYVPDKKMIDSYENHGNKVDEVEKNMPAILHGKVGSYVAKEIMGVEDEDILSAIAYHTTGRVNMSVLEKIIYIADYIEPSRDFPGVDNLRNIAFNENLDKALILSFDNTIKYVIDGNQLLHKDTIEARNYMLYNK, from the coding sequence ATGTGGTCAGAGGATAAGATGGTAGAATATCTTAAAACTAATTTAAAACCTAAAAGATTTAATCATAGTATAGGTGTAAGAGATACAGCAGTAAAATTAGCTGAAATTTATGGTGAAGATGTTGATAAAGCAAGAATAGCTGGCCTTATACATGATTGTGCAAAGTATGTACCAGATAAAAAAATGATAGATAGTTATGAGAATCATGGAAATAAGGTAGATGAGGTAGAAAAAAATATGCCTGCAATATTGCACGGAAAAGTTGGTTCTTATGTAGCAAAAGAAATTATGGGTGTTGAAGATGAGGATATATTAAGTGCTATAGCTTATCATACAACAGGAAGAGTTAATATGAGTGTTCTTGAAAAGATAATATACATAGCAGACTATATTGAACCTTCAAGAGATTTTCCTGGAGTTGATAATTTAAGAAATATTGCTTTTAATGAAAATTTAGATAAAGCTCTTATACTATCTTTTGATAATACTATAAAGTATGTAATAGATGGAAATCAGCTTTTACATAAGGACACTATAGAAGCAAGAAACTATATGTTATATAATAAGTAG
- the nadD gene encoding nicotinate-nucleotide adenylyltransferase, whose amino-acid sequence MKKKGIFGGTFDPIHNGHLHIAYEALYKLNLDRVIFIPSGNPPHKTDKVITDANIRYKLVKDVIQNEEKFEVSDYELKNQGLSYTYKTLKHFNEKHKDTEWYFITGADCLMQLDSWKNINEVLSLCNFVVFRRSGYSMEDMLKQKERIEKKFNKKIIFLDIPVIDISSTTIRNKIKNRENISYLVPEKARCMVNKMNLYK is encoded by the coding sequence ATGAAGAAAAAAGGTATTTTTGGAGGAACATTTGACCCTATTCATAATGGGCATCTACATATAGCTTATGAAGCTTTATATAAGTTAAACCTAGATAGAGTTATATTTATTCCTTCTGGAAATCCACCACATAAAACAGATAAAGTTATAACTGATGCAAATATTAGATATAAACTAGTAAAAGACGTAATACAAAATGAAGAAAAATTTGAAGTAAGTGACTATGAATTAAAAAATCAAGGTTTAAGTTATACATATAAAACATTAAAGCATTTTAATGAAAAGCATAAAGATACTGAGTGGTATTTTATAACTGGTGCAGATTGTTTAATGCAATTAGATTCGTGGAAGAATATTAATGAAGTTTTAAGCTTATGTAACTTTGTAGTATTTAGAAGAAGCGGATATAGTATGGAAGATATGCTAAAGCAAAAGGAAAGAATAGAAAAGAAATTTAATAAAAAAATTATATTTCTTGATATACCAGTTATAGATATATCATCAACTACAATTAGAAATAAAATAAAAAATAGGGAAAATATAAGTTACTTAGTTCCAGAAAAAGCAAGATGCATGGTAAATAAAATGAATTTATATAAATAA
- the yhbY gene encoding ribosome assembly RNA-binding protein YhbY, whose amino-acid sequence MISSKQRSFLRAMANKMQPIFQVGKNGIDDAFIKQVEDALEARELIKIKVLNNSFFTAREASDEICAEIECEGVQAIGNKLVLYKRSKNKPKIELPR is encoded by the coding sequence ATGATAAGCAGTAAGCAAAGAAGTTTTTTAAGAGCAATGGCAAATAAAATGCAACCTATTTTTCAAGTTGGAAAGAACGGAATAGATGATGCTTTTATAAAACAAGTAGAAGACGCATTAGAAGCAAGAGAACTTATAAAAATTAAAGTTTTAAACAATAGCTTTTTCACAGCTAGAGAGGCTTCAGATGAAATTTGTGCAGAGATAGAATGTGAAGGAGTTCAAGCTATAGGAAATAAGCTTGTTCTATATAAAAGATCAAAAAATAAACCTAAAATAGAACTACCAAGATAA
- the rplU gene encoding 50S ribosomal protein L21, protein MYAVVQTGGKQYRVQEGDVLFVEKLNAEVDSNVELTEVLAVNKDGKLVVGAPVVEGAKVVAKVLKQGKAKKVVVFKYKPKKDSRKKNGHRQPYTKLQIERIEA, encoded by the coding sequence ATGTACGCTGTAGTTCAAACAGGTGGAAAACAATACAGAGTTCAAGAAGGAGACGTTTTATTCGTTGAAAAGCTAAACGCTGAAGTGGATTCAAACGTTGAATTAACTGAAGTTCTTGCTGTAAATAAAGACGGTAAGCTAGTAGTTGGAGCTCCTGTAGTTGAAGGAGCAAAGGTTGTTGCTAAAGTACTTAAACAAGGAAAAGCTAAAAAAGTTGTTGTATTTAAGTATAAACCAAAGAAAGACTCTAGAAAGAAAAATGGTCACAGACAACCTTACACTAAGTTACAAATCGAAAGAATTGAAGCTTAA
- the rpmA gene encoding 50S ribosomal protein L27 encodes MLLMNLQLFAHKKGVGSSKNGRDSESKRLGTKCGDGQFVLAGNILVRQRGTKIHPGVNVGRGGDDTLYAKVDGIVKYERVGRSKKQASVYPVEIENVAE; translated from the coding sequence ATGTTATTAATGAACCTTCAATTATTTGCTCATAAAAAAGGAGTAGGTAGTTCTAAAAACGGAAGAGATTCTGAATCTAAAAGACTTGGAACTAAATGTGGAGATGGACAATTTGTTCTTGCAGGAAATATCTTAGTAAGACAAAGAGGTACAAAAATCCACCCAGGTGTTAACGTTGGTAGAGGTGGAGACGATACACTTTATGCTAAAGTAGACGGAATAGTAAAATACGAAAGAGTTGGCAGAAGTAAAAAACAAGCTAGCGTTTATCCTGTAGAAATAGAAAATGTAGCTGAATAG
- a CDS encoding Rne/Rng family ribonuclease has product METIYIEREEGILRIVLREDDILKECFIEEEKLEPSPGEIYKGVVKNIVPAIKCAFIDIGYDKNAYMYLNHKFKNDDVKNGDEVLVEIMKESLGEKGPKVTSSISVPGRYVVIVTHNKKIGFSKKIEDNDNFKSYIIDNINKPDDIGIMIRTNALDATIEDINKELEKLYDNYKKIVQEGTYSLKPKLLYNGGGTLGRILNDILTFNTKKVIVNNEDDAEYIKEFVEDKSDLELEIEVYSGKQSLFSHYNIEKEILSLRNNKIVLPSGGNIVIDRTEAMYVIDVNSGKNTKQTSIDKTALVTNLEAAQEIARQIMMRNLSGIIIIDFIDIHNYEYKKKIMHILKEEFKEDKKKTVIYPFTQLNLVQIARKRRGKAISEYIEEDCSMCHGKSKRIKLEYLNKLIKDEITKIDEGYNIKDIYIEIDEIYKKDILGDIIKFIEEIEGMHKSIYVNFISNLEYFKVEPLLFASQIKKLENIKIYG; this is encoded by the coding sequence TTGGAAACAATTTATATAGAACGAGAAGAGGGTATTTTAAGAATTGTATTAAGAGAAGATGACATATTAAAAGAATGTTTCATAGAAGAGGAAAAGTTAGAGCCATCTCCAGGAGAAATATACAAAGGTGTGGTTAAAAATATAGTACCAGCTATTAAATGTGCTTTTATAGATATTGGATACGATAAAAACGCATACATGTATCTTAATCATAAATTTAAAAATGATGATGTAAAAAATGGTGATGAAGTTTTAGTTGAAATTATGAAGGAATCACTAGGGGAAAAAGGGCCTAAAGTAACAAGTTCTATAAGTGTTCCAGGAAGATATGTAGTTATAGTAACTCATAATAAAAAAATAGGTTTTTCAAAAAAAATAGAAGATAATGATAACTTTAAATCATATATAATAGACAATATAAATAAACCAGATGATATAGGTATAATGATTAGAACCAATGCTTTAGATGCAACTATTGAAGATATAAATAAAGAATTAGAAAAGCTATATGATAATTATAAAAAAATAGTACAAGAAGGTACATATTCATTAAAACCAAAGCTTTTATATAATGGCGGAGGTACACTTGGAAGGATACTAAATGATATATTAACTTTTAATACTAAAAAAGTAATTGTAAATAATGAAGATGATGCTGAGTATATTAAGGAATTTGTAGAAGATAAATCAGATCTAGAGTTAGAAATAGAAGTATACAGTGGAAAGCAAAGTTTATTTAGTCATTATAATATTGAAAAAGAGATACTATCTCTTAGAAATAATAAAATAGTTTTGCCAAGTGGCGGAAATATAGTTATAGACAGAACAGAAGCAATGTATGTTATAGATGTTAATTCGGGGAAAAATACAAAACAAACATCAATAGATAAGACAGCTTTAGTAACTAATTTAGAAGCGGCACAGGAAATTGCAAGACAAATAATGATGAGAAATTTAAGTGGAATTATAATTATAGATTTTATAGACATTCATAACTATGAATACAAGAAAAAGATAATGCATATTTTAAAAGAAGAATTTAAAGAAGATAAGAAGAAAACAGTGATTTATCCATTTACCCAACTTAATTTAGTGCAAATAGCTAGAAAAAGAAGGGGGAAAGCCATATCAGAATACATAGAAGAAGATTGTTCAATGTGTCATGGAAAATCAAAGAGAATAAAGCTAGAATACTTAAATAAGTTAATAAAAGATGAGATTACAAAAATAGATGAAGGCTATAATATAAAAGATATATATATAGAAATAGATGAGATATATAAGAAAGATATTCTTGGGGATATTATTAAGTTTATAGAAGAAATAGAGGGTATGCATAAAAGCATATATGTAAATTTCATAAGCAATTTAGAATATTTTAAAGTTGAACCATTACTATTTGCAAGTCAAATAAAAAAACTTGAAAATATCAAAATATATGGATAA
- a CDS encoding LCP family protein, which translates to MKRKIGLKKLLITAVTILLGILIISIVYFYQAVGELNNNSKIASRNTDNKSAINILVMGVDIGTPGSNDKNDHKRTDTMILIHYDKNKKEADAISIPRDTLIKLRGRNAKINAAHAVGGVRGAIDAVENLLDVGIDYYGKINYEGFREIIDSIGGVDVDIQNNMDYDDEGQNLHIHFKKGEKVHLDGKKAEEFFRWRKNNDGSGLASGDLGRIDNQHIFISKVVEKMKSPFIIFRIPSILTKLPKYVETNMSSNEILKYGYALSTADNIKTQTLNGSTKYIGKASFFVYNKNKNKDIIDKLQSVSSVKGQFKNRDIGSFKIEVLNGTKKQGLASNYKRYIEDKGYKNISTGNTNSVKKSKVIVSSEVTSKQMKQIKSDFDIKSIEKSSNSNSNADVVVILGEDQEYKN; encoded by the coding sequence ATGAAAAGAAAAATAGGGTTAAAAAAATTATTAATAACAGCAGTAACTATACTTCTAGGAATACTTATAATAAGTATAGTATACTTTTATCAAGCTGTTGGGGAGTTAAACAACAATTCAAAAATAGCATCAAGAAATACGGACAATAAATCTGCTATAAATATATTAGTTATGGGAGTTGATATTGGAACTCCAGGAAGTAATGATAAAAATGATCATAAAAGAACAGATACTATGATACTAATTCATTACGATAAAAATAAAAAAGAAGCAGATGCAATTTCTATACCAAGAGATACTCTTATAAAGTTAAGGGGAAGAAATGCAAAGATAAATGCTGCACATGCTGTAGGTGGAGTTAGAGGTGCTATAGATGCAGTTGAAAATCTTTTAGATGTGGGAATCGATTACTATGGAAAGATAAATTATGAAGGATTTAGAGAAATTATAGATTCCATTGGTGGTGTAGATGTAGATATACAAAATAATATGGATTATGATGATGAAGGGCAAAATCTACATATTCACTTTAAAAAAGGAGAAAAAGTACACTTAGATGGAAAAAAAGCTGAAGAGTTTTTTAGATGGAGAAAAAATAATGATGGTAGTGGTTTAGCATCAGGTGACTTAGGTAGAATAGATAATCAACACATATTTATATCTAAAGTAGTTGAAAAGATGAAAAGTCCATTTATAATATTTAGAATTCCAAGTATATTAACTAAGTTACCTAAATATGTGGAAACCAATATGTCATCAAATGAAATTTTGAAATATGGGTATGCACTATCAACAGCAGATAATATAAAAACTCAAACATTAAATGGAAGTACTAAATACATAGGAAAAGCTTCATTCTTTGTTTATAATAAAAATAAGAACAAAGATATAATAGATAAATTACAAAGTGTAAGTAGTGTTAAAGGACAATTTAAAAACAGGGATATTGGTAGTTTTAAAATTGAAGTATTAAATGGTACAAAAAAACAAGGGCTTGCATCTAATTATAAAAGATACATTGAAGATAAAGGATATAAAAACATATCTACTGGAAATACAAATAGTGTTAAAAAGAGTAAAGTAATAGTTTCAAGTGAAGTAACTAGTAAACAGATGAAGCAGATAAAAAGTGACTTTGATATAAAATCAATTGAAAAAAGTTCAAATAGTAACAGTAATGCAGATGTAGTTGTTATATTAGGAGAAGACCAAGAATATAAAAACTAA
- the obgE gene encoding GTPase ObgE: protein MFIDTAKILVKSGNGGNGCISFRREKYVAMGGPNGGDGGNGGSVILVADRNLTTLLDFTYRRKYVADNGEDGGNSKCFGKKGEDLYIKVPIGTVVKDVETGKTMVDLAKEGDSYIVARGGKGGKGNYHFATPTRQAPNFAEPGMPGEERMINLEIKLLADVGLIGFPNVGKSTLLSMVSKAKPKIANYHFTTLKPNLGVVKIEGANAFVMADIPGIIEGASEGVGLGLDFLRHIERTRLLVHVVDISGVEGRNPIEDFKKINEELKNYSVKLWDRPQIVVANKIDMLYDEEVFETFKKEVNKLGFDKVFKISAATRDGVDDLIKEVTRQLSMIPITEMEIPEEERFMPEEKRFTYTIRVEDGVYVVEGSFVDRLLKSVNVNDPDSLRYFHKVLRNKGILDELKEMGIQDEDTVRLNDFEFDFLL, encoded by the coding sequence ATGTTTATAGATACAGCGAAAATTTTAGTTAAATCAGGTAATGGCGGTAATGGATGTATTTCGTTTAGAAGAGAAAAATATGTAGCTATGGGTGGTCCTAATGGCGGAGATGGTGGAAATGGTGGAAGTGTAATACTAGTTGCAGATAGAAACCTTACTACTTTATTAGATTTTACATATAGAAGGAAATATGTGGCTGATAACGGTGAAGATGGTGGAAATTCTAAATGCTTTGGTAAAAAAGGTGAAGATTTATATATAAAAGTTCCAATAGGAACAGTTGTTAAAGATGTTGAAACTGGAAAAACTATGGTTGACCTTGCAAAAGAAGGAGACTCTTATATAGTAGCTAGAGGTGGAAAAGGTGGAAAAGGAAATTACCACTTTGCAACACCTACAAGACAAGCGCCTAATTTTGCTGAACCAGGAATGCCAGGCGAAGAGAGAATGATAAATCTAGAAATTAAACTTTTAGCAGATGTAGGTCTTATAGGTTTCCCTAATGTAGGTAAATCAACTTTATTATCAATGGTAAGTAAAGCGAAACCGAAGATAGCAAACTATCATTTTACAACATTAAAACCAAACCTTGGAGTTGTAAAAATAGAAGGTGCAAACGCTTTTGTAATGGCTGATATACCAGGTATAATAGAAGGAGCATCTGAAGGAGTAGGTCTTGGACTTGACTTTTTAAGACATATTGAAAGAACTAGACTTTTAGTTCATGTGGTAGATATTTCAGGAGTTGAAGGAAGAAATCCTATAGAAGATTTCAAAAAGATAAATGAAGAATTAAAAAATTACAGCGTAAAACTATGGGATAGACCTCAAATAGTTGTTGCAAATAAGATTGATATGTTATATGATGAAGAAGTTTTTGAAACATTTAAAAAAGAAGTTAATAAATTAGGATTTGATAAGGTATTTAAGATTTCTGCTGCTACAAGAGATGGAGTAGATGATTTAATTAAAGAAGTAACAAGACAATTAAGCATGATACCAATAACAGAAATGGAAATACCAGAAGAAGAAAGATTCATGCCAGAAGAAAAGAGATTTACATACACTATAAGAGTTGAAGATGGTGTTTATGTTGTAGAAGGAAGCTTTGTAGATAGACTTCTTAAGAGTGTAAATGTAAATGATCCAGATTCATTAAGATATTTCCATAAAGTATTAAGAAATAAGGGAATTCTAGATGAACTTAAAGAAATGGGAATTCAAGATGAAGATACTGTAAGACTTAATGATTTTGAATTTGACTTTTTATTATAA
- a CDS encoding ribosomal-processing cysteine protease Prp encodes MIEAIFKKKNENIVSFKIEGHAGFDEYNKDIVCSAVSAISQTTLIGILEVLNIHAEYRIVDGFLSLSIEEKTMEDIKSCQVLLHTMLLGLRSMEQGYRDYINVREEEV; translated from the coding sequence ATGATTGAGGCTATTTTTAAGAAGAAGAATGAGAACATCGTTTCTTTTAAAATAGAAGGTCATGCAGGGTTTGATGAATATAACAAAGATATAGTATGTAGTGCTGTATCTGCAATATCACAAACCACTCTTATTGGCATTCTAGAAGTTTTAAATATCCATGCTGAATATCGCATAGTAGACGGATTTTTAAGTTTAAGTATAGAAGAGAAAACCATGGAAGATATAAAATCATGTCAGGTTTTACTACATACAATGCTACTTGGGCTTAGAAGCATGGAACAAGGATATAGAGATTATATAAATGTAAGGGAAGAGGAGGTGTAA